In the Sulfitobacter pacificus genome, one interval contains:
- a CDS encoding ABC transporter substrate-binding protein produces the protein MNLRLKGTTAIALATCMFAAPAFADMDAAKAFLDSEIGDMSVLSRAEQEAELQFFVDAAKPFEGMEINVVSETIGTHTYESTVLAPAFEAITGIKVTHDLIGEGDVVEKLQTQMQSGENIYDAYINDSDLIGTHWRYQQARNLTDWMSGEGAAVTNPNLDLEDFIGLSFTTGPDGKVYQLPDQQFANLYWFRYDWFNDEQNKTDFKAKYGYDLGVPVNWTAYEDIAEFFTGRDLSRLGVEGEVFGNMDYGKKDPSLGWRYTDAWLSMAGAGDVGEPNGLPVDEWGIRVNENSQPVGSCVARGGATNGPAAVYAVTKAIEWLEKYSPPAAAGMTFSEAGPIPAQGNVAQQMFWYTAFTAASVEPDLPVMNEDGTPKWRMAPSPHGAYWTEGTKIGYQDAGSWTLMKSTPVDRAQAAWLYAQFVTSKTVDVKKSHVGLTFIRESTIQHDSFTERAPKLGGLVEFYRSPARVQWSPTGTNVPDYPKLAQLWWQNIGDAMSGAKTPQEALDSLCADQEKVLIRLERAGVQGDIGPKMNEEKDADYWLSQPGSPKAKLANEDEEPVTIAYDELIKSWQ, from the coding sequence ATGAACTTGCGACTTAAGGGAACCACAGCGATTGCGCTGGCGACATGTATGTTCGCCGCCCCCGCCTTTGCTGATATGGATGCCGCCAAGGCATTCCTCGACAGTGAAATCGGCGATATGTCGGTGCTGTCACGCGCAGAGCAGGAAGCTGAGCTACAGTTTTTTGTCGATGCGGCCAAACCGTTCGAGGGCATGGAGATCAACGTTGTCTCCGAAACCATTGGCACACACACCTATGAATCCACTGTGCTGGCCCCGGCGTTTGAAGCCATTACCGGCATCAAGGTCACCCATGACCTGATCGGCGAGGGCGATGTTGTTGAAAAGCTGCAAACACAGATGCAGTCGGGCGAAAACATCTATGACGCCTATATCAACGACTCTGATCTGATCGGCACGCACTGGCGCTATCAGCAGGCGCGTAACCTGACCGACTGGATGTCCGGCGAAGGGGCGGCTGTTACCAACCCGAACCTCGATCTGGAAGATTTCATCGGCCTGTCCTTCACCACCGGACCGGATGGCAAAGTTTATCAATTGCCCGACCAGCAGTTCGCGAACCTTTATTGGTTCCGCTATGATTGGTTCAACGACGAACAGAACAAGACGGATTTCAAAGCGAAATACGGTTATGATCTGGGTGTGCCGGTCAACTGGACCGCTTACGAGGACATCGCTGAATTCTTCACTGGTCGTGACCTGTCGCGTCTGGGTGTCGAAGGCGAAGTCTTTGGTAACATGGACTACGGCAAGAAAGACCCGTCTTTGGGTTGGCGTTATACTGACGCGTGGCTGTCCATGGCTGGTGCCGGTGACGTAGGCGAGCCGAACGGCTTGCCGGTTGACGAATGGGGCATCCGTGTGAACGAGAATTCACAGCCGGTTGGTTCCTGCGTCGCGCGCGGTGGTGCCACCAACGGACCTGCCGCAGTCTATGCTGTGACCAAAGCAATTGAATGGCTGGAGAAATACTCTCCACCAGCGGCTGCCGGTATGACATTCTCCGAGGCGGGCCCAATCCCGGCGCAGGGCAATGTTGCACAGCAGATGTTCTGGTACACGGCATTTACAGCCGCATCGGTAGAGCCTGATCTGCCCGTGATGAACGAAGATGGCACGCCAAAATGGCGCATGGCACCTTCGCCGCATGGTGCATATTGGACTGAAGGCACCAAGATCGGATACCAAGATGCCGGTTCCTGGACCTTGATGAAATCAACACCTGTTGATCGCGCTCAGGCGGCTTGGCTCTATGCCCAGTTCGTGACCTCCAAAACCGTTGACGTGAAGAAAAGCCATGTTGGTCTGACATTCATCCGTGAATCCACGATCCAGCACGACAGCTTTACCGAGCGCGCGCCGAAACTGGGTGGTCTGGTTGAGTTCTACCGTTCGCCTGCGCGCGTTCAGTGGTCACCAACCGGCACCAACGTGCCTGATTATCCAAAGCTCGCACAGCTGTGGTGGCAGAACATTGGTGATGCGATGTCTGGTGCAAAAACACCTCAGGAAGCACTGGATTCACTTTGCGCAGATCAGGAAAAGGTTCTGATCCGTCTGGAGCGTGCCGGTGTTCAGGGCGACATTGGCCCGAAGATGAACGAGGAGAAAGATGCTGATTACTGGCTGTCACAGCCCGGTTCGCCCAAAGCAAAACTGGCAAACGAAGACGAAGAGCCGGTAACGATCGCTTATGACGAGCTGATCAAGTCCTGGCAGTAA
- a CDS encoding carbohydrate ABC transporter permease: MNKTVNQKAWFLILPVLVLVAFSAVIPLMTVVNYSVQDTFGNNQFFWAGLEWFEEMLASERMWNALGRQITFSAIILAIEIPLGIFVALNMPKSGFWASLCLVLMSLPLLIPWNVVGTIWQIFGRVDIGLLGYTLAALGIDYNYTQDFYAAWITVIVMDVWHWTSLVALLAYAGLQSIPDAYYQAAKIDQASRWKVFRFIELPKIMGVLMIAILLRFMDSFMIYTEPFVVTGGGPGNSTTFLSIDLVKMALGQFDLGPAAAFSIMYYLVILLVSYVFYTVMTNLDKRDGH, translated from the coding sequence ATGAACAAGACCGTCAATCAAAAGGCGTGGTTTCTGATCCTGCCGGTTCTCGTGCTGGTCGCCTTTTCGGCTGTTATCCCCTTGATGACAGTGGTGAATTATTCGGTGCAGGACACCTTCGGCAACAATCAGTTTTTTTGGGCCGGGCTGGAGTGGTTCGAGGAAATGCTGGCATCCGAACGGATGTGGAACGCGTTGGGGCGTCAGATTACATTTTCGGCGATCATCCTTGCCATCGAAATACCACTTGGGATTTTCGTGGCGCTGAACATGCCAAAATCAGGCTTCTGGGCCTCGCTCTGTCTGGTGCTGATGTCGCTGCCGCTGTTGATCCCGTGGAACGTGGTTGGCACGATCTGGCAGATTTTCGGGCGCGTCGATATCGGCCTGTTGGGCTATACGCTGGCGGCTTTGGGCATTGATTACAACTATACCCAAGATTTCTATGCAGCGTGGATCACCGTCATTGTGATGGATGTCTGGCACTGGACGTCGCTGGTTGCGCTTTTGGCCTATGCTGGCTTGCAGTCCATTCCTGACGCCTATTACCAAGCGGCCAAGATTGATCAGGCCAGCCGCTGGAAAGTGTTCCGTTTCATCGAACTACCCAAGATCATGGGTGTGCTGATGATCGCGATCCTGCTGCGGTTCATGGACAGCTTTATGATCTACACAGAGCCGTTTGTGGTCACCGGGGGCGGGCCAGGCAATTCGACGACCTTCCTGTCGATTGATCTGGTCAAAATGGCGCTGGGACAGTTCGACCTTGGCCCCGCCGCCGCGTTCTCGATCATGTATTATCTGGTGATCTTGCTGGTGTCCTACGTGTTCTACACCGTGATGACGAACCTTGATAAAAGGGATGGCCACTGA
- a CDS encoding GlxA family transcriptional regulator, translated as MDKQLSPRSIDVLVFDDVNLLDVAGPVQVFKTARINNRRKYEMRYVSLDGAAVRSCCGLRLDADARLCDTSSSDDLLIPGGVGVDALIPDESLRRIIHDRAARAGNGRLISICSGALVLAAAGVLDGHAATTHWSRAADVRNFAKVAWDLDRISTTQDRLFTSAGVATGIDLALAIIRADCGPAVALEVARELVVQLRRTGGQSQYAIHLAGQFSQDDALTRLIEQVVTNPQSDWSLEVLADTAGMNPRTLSRHFKRDLQDTPAQFVERVRVDHARGLLQENLPLKQVAKDSGFGDLQRMRRAFQRRFGVRVSEYLTAFGDI; from the coding sequence ATGGACAAACAGCTTTCTCCGCGCAGCATTGATGTTCTGGTGTTTGATGACGTGAATTTGCTGGACGTCGCCGGCCCTGTTCAGGTGTTCAAGACCGCAAGGATCAACAACCGCAGAAAATATGAAATGCGCTATGTCTCGCTGGATGGCGCAGCGGTGCGCAGCTGTTGCGGGCTGCGGCTGGACGCGGATGCGCGGCTGTGTGACACGTCCAGCAGCGATGACTTATTGATCCCCGGAGGGGTTGGCGTGGATGCCCTGATCCCTGATGAATCCTTGCGCCGGATCATTCACGACCGCGCCGCAAGGGCTGGCAATGGGCGGCTGATCTCCATCTGTTCTGGTGCCTTGGTGTTGGCGGCGGCGGGTGTTCTGGACGGGCATGCGGCCACAACCCATTGGTCGCGTGCGGCAGATGTGCGCAATTTCGCAAAGGTTGCCTGGGATCTGGACCGGATCAGCACCACGCAGGACCGGTTGTTCACCTCTGCTGGCGTGGCCACGGGGATTGATCTGGCGCTGGCGATCATCCGCGCTGATTGCGGACCAGCCGTTGCGCTAGAAGTGGCCCGCGAGCTGGTGGTGCAGCTGCGCCGCACTGGCGGGCAAAGCCAATATGCCATCCATCTGGCCGGTCAATTTTCACAGGATGATGCCCTGACCCGGCTGATCGAACAGGTGGTGACAAACCCGCAATCAGATTGGTCATTGGAGGTGTTGGCGGATACGGCAGGCATGAACCCACGCACACTGTCGCGGCATTTCAAACGGGATTTACAGGACACGCCAGCGCAGTTTGTCGAACGGGTGCGGGTCGATCATGCACGGGGACTGTTGCAGGAAAATCTGCCGCTGAAACAAGTCGCAAAGGACAGTGGTTTTGGGGATCTGCAACGGATGCGCCGCGCGTTCCAACGTCGCTTTGGTGTGCGGGTCAGTGAATATCTGACAGCCTTTGGCGATATATAG
- a CDS encoding DUF2160 domain-containing protein has translation MDWMAWTWPTAAFFGIIAATLVTFTVLAIKYPEAPRAGILRIETTRGDRLFITLLGSAFINLAWLGLLDAPQWGALIVCLFYAVAVFRWV, from the coding sequence ATGGACTGGATGGCATGGACTTGGCCGACCGCCGCATTCTTCGGCATCATCGCGGCCACGCTGGTCACTTTCACGGTGCTGGCGATCAAATATCCCGAGGCACCGCGCGCCGGTATCTTGCGGATCGAAACGACCCGTGGTGATCGGCTTTTCATCACGCTTTTGGGCTCTGCCTTTATCAATCTGGCATGGCTTGGCCTACTGGATGCGCCGCAATGGGGCGCGTTGATTGTTTGCCTGTTCTACGCCGTAGCGGTGTTCCGCTGGGTGTAA
- a CDS encoding carbohydrate ABC transporter permease — protein sequence MSDVAQTQTRRLPRIKGNVVVMGLYLLFLLLPIYWLVMMSLKTNSEILNTFTLWPRDLTFDNYLTILTDASWYTGYLNSMAYVVMNMVISLLVALPAAYAFSRYTFMGDKHLFFWLLTNRMAPPAVFALPFFQLYSSVGLFDTHIAVALAHCLFNVPLAVWILEGFMRGVPKEIDETAYIDGYSFPRFFIKIFTPLVASGIGVTAFFLFMFSWVELLLSRTLTSVNAKPIAATMTRTVGAAGIDWGVLAAAGVLTIVPGALVIYFVRNYIAKGFALGRV from the coding sequence ATGTCCGATGTCGCCCAAACCCAAACCCGCCGTCTGCCCCGCATCAAAGGCAATGTTGTGGTTATGGGGTTATACCTCTTGTTCTTGCTCCTGCCGATTTACTGGCTGGTGATGATGAGCCTGAAAACCAATTCAGAGATCCTGAACACCTTTACCCTGTGGCCGCGTGATCTGACGTTTGACAACTATCTGACGATCCTGACGGATGCGTCGTGGTACACCGGTTATCTGAACTCCATGGCATATGTGGTGATGAATATGGTCATCTCGCTGCTGGTGGCTTTGCCTGCGGCTTATGCGTTTAGTCGCTATACGTTTATGGGTGACAAACACCTGTTCTTCTGGCTGCTGACCAACCGGATGGCCCCGCCGGCGGTGTTTGCCCTGCCGTTTTTCCAGCTTTACAGCTCGGTTGGGCTGTTTGATACGCATATCGCTGTCGCCTTGGCGCATTGCCTGTTCAACGTGCCATTGGCGGTGTGGATCTTGGAAGGGTTCATGCGCGGCGTGCCCAAGGAAATCGACGAGACCGCCTATATCGACGGCTATTCCTTTCCGCGGTTTTTTATCAAGATTTTCACGCCTTTGGTCGCCTCCGGCATCGGCGTCACCGCGTTCTTCCTGTTTATGTTTTCATGGGTTGAACTGCTGCTGAGCCGCACGCTGACATCGGTAAACGCGAAACCCATTGCCGCCACCATGACCCGTACTGTGGGCGCTGCCGGTATCGATTGGGGAGTGCTGGCTGCTGCCGGTGTTCTGACAATCGTGCCGGGTGCTTTGGTGATCTATTTTGTCCGCAACTACATCGCCAAGGGCTTTGCCCTGGGCCGCGTTTAA